A stretch of Ferribacterium limneticum DNA encodes these proteins:
- the waaA gene encoding lipid IV(A) 3-deoxy-D-manno-octulosonic acid transferase codes for MARIAYSLLLYLITPLIWLRLLWRGRKQPEYLQNLGERYGFYRQPVPAKLIWVHAVSVGETRAAQPLIEGLQARWPGYRVLLTGMTPTGRAAGLEVYGDKVIQAYLPYDYPGAVARFLRHFSPAFGVLMETEIWPNLLAGAQRHGVPVVLANARLSVRSARGYGRFSALLGPAFASLSGVAAQTSGDAERIAALGAPTVEVCGNLKFDVTPSAEKIALGQAWRQAIGHRPVWLAASTREGEEALVLEAWRRVNIPDALLVLVPRHPQRFDEVADILRQQGIRTSRRSAGLPAPDAQVWLGDSMGEMAAYFTLADLSFIGGSLLPLGGQNLIEAAACGCPVIVGPHTFNFLQATDDAIAAGAAQRVDSPEALGLAVERLLKEKSELAAMRAAASAFACAHQGAAGRMLTLIERWTGRAGR; via the coding sequence ATGGCGCGTATCGCCTACTCGCTGCTGCTTTACCTGATTACGCCGTTGATCTGGCTGCGCCTGCTGTGGCGTGGCCGCAAGCAACCCGAGTATCTGCAAAATCTTGGCGAGCGTTACGGTTTCTATCGGCAGCCTGTTCCGGCCAAACTGATCTGGGTGCATGCCGTGTCAGTGGGCGAAACCCGTGCCGCCCAGCCCTTGATCGAAGGGCTGCAGGCTCGCTGGCCGGGTTATCGGGTCTTGCTGACCGGCATGACGCCGACTGGAAGGGCAGCGGGGCTGGAGGTCTATGGCGACAAGGTCATACAGGCTTATCTGCCCTATGACTACCCCGGTGCTGTGGCTCGATTTCTGCGCCACTTCTCACCGGCTTTCGGTGTGTTGATGGAGACCGAGATCTGGCCCAACCTGCTGGCGGGGGCGCAACGGCATGGCGTCCCGGTCGTGCTGGCCAATGCGCGCCTGTCGGTTCGTTCCGCCCGTGGCTATGGTCGTTTTTCGGCCTTGCTTGGTCCGGCATTCGCGTCGTTGAGTGGCGTGGCAGCACAGACCAGTGGGGATGCTGAACGGATCGCTGCTTTGGGGGCGCCGACGGTCGAAGTCTGCGGCAACCTGAAGTTCGATGTCACGCCTTCGGCCGAAAAGATTGCGCTGGGTCAGGCATGGCGACAGGCGATCGGCCATCGACCGGTCTGGCTGGCTGCCAGCACGCGTGAAGGTGAGGAGGCGTTGGTGCTGGAGGCTTGGCGCCGCGTAAATATTCCGGATGCCTTGCTGGTGCTGGTGCCGCGGCATCCCCAGCGCTTCGACGAGGTCGCAGATATTCTGAGGCAGCAAGGCATTCGCACGTCACGGCGCAGCGCTGGTCTGCCGGCACCGGATGCGCAGGTCTGGCTTGGCGACAGCATGGGCGAGATGGCCGCCTACTTCACGCTGGCTGACTTGTCCTTCATCGGCGGCAGTTTGCTGCCGCTGGGCGGGCAGAACCTGATCGAAGCAGCAGCCTGCGGCTGTCCGGTGATCGTCGGGCCGCATACCTTCAATTTCCTGCAGGCCACTGACGATGCCATTGCCGCCGGTGCGGCGCAGCGCGTCGATAGCCCGGAAGCACTAGGGCTTGCAGTCGAACGTCTGTTAAAAGAAAAATCTGAATTGGCGGCAATGCGCGCTGCGGCCAGCGCGTTTGCCTGCGCCCATCAAGGCGCAGCCGGGCGGATGCTGACGCTTATTGAGCGCTGGACGGGTCGAGCAGGGCGTTGA
- the waaC gene encoding lipopolysaccharide heptosyltransferase I produces MRILIVKTSSLGDVIHNLPVLSDIRRHFPDAEIDWCVEESFSAIPRLHPGVGTIIPVAIRRWRKNLLKAATWREIAEFRRLLQVCAYDAVVDTQGLLKSALIASQATGPVLGYAADSAREPLAARCYDRRFHVSRELHAVLRNLRLAGAALGYTAASEPDYGIEAHAAGFDWLPHRPYVVFLTATSRDDKLWPEANWLALGQRLNSLGLSAVLPGGSVVERERASRLAAGIPGAVAAPSMNIPDLASLLAGARAAVGVDTGLTHLAVALKVPTVALYTATDPGLTGVLGAGFYRNLGGQDQNPSPDAVLGELQVALG; encoded by the coding sequence ATGCGCATTCTGATCGTGAAAACTTCCTCGCTCGGCGACGTCATCCATAATTTGCCGGTGCTCAGCGACATTCGGCGGCACTTTCCGGATGCCGAGATCGATTGGTGTGTTGAAGAGAGTTTTTCTGCCATTCCGCGACTGCATCCCGGCGTTGGGACGATTATTCCCGTCGCCATCCGGCGCTGGCGGAAGAACCTGCTGAAGGCTGCGACCTGGCGGGAGATTGCCGAATTTCGGCGTCTCTTGCAGGTTTGTGCTTACGATGCCGTGGTCGACACGCAAGGCTTGCTCAAGAGTGCGCTGATCGCCAGCCAGGCGACCGGGCCTGTCCTTGGCTATGCGGCAGACTCGGCCCGGGAGCCGCTTGCAGCGCGCTGCTATGACCGTCGTTTTCACGTTTCGCGGGAACTGCACGCCGTCCTACGCAATCTTCGTCTGGCTGGAGCGGCGCTGGGCTATACCGCAGCATCTGAACCCGACTACGGTATCGAGGCTCATGCCGCAGGATTCGACTGGTTGCCGCATCGACCTTATGTCGTTTTCCTGACGGCGACCAGCCGCGATGACAAGCTGTGGCCGGAAGCGAACTGGCTGGCTTTGGGGCAGCGTTTGAATTCCCTGGGCCTGAGCGCCGTACTGCCCGGTGGCAGCGTTGTCGAACGGGAACGAGCTAGCCGACTGGCAGCCGGGATTCCCGGCGCGGTGGCGGCACCATCGATGAACATTCCCGATCTGGCCTCGCTGCTCGCTGGAGCGAGGGCTGCCGTCGGTGTCGATACCGGCCTGACGCATCTGGCGGTGGCCTTGAAAGTGCCTACGGTGGCCCTTTATACCGCGACCGATCCCGGCCTGACGGGGGTTCTTGGGGCCGGTTTCTATCGCAATCTCGGCGGCCAGGACCAGAACCCTTCGCCCGACGCCGTGCTCGGCGAATTGCAAGTGGCGCTTGGCTGA
- a CDS encoding glycosyltransferase family 2 protein, producing the protein MPATRQPLSVAIITLNAASQLEDCLKRVRFADEIVVVDSGSTDGTQALAERYGARVIEQAWLGFGPQKQFAVEAAKHDWVLCLDADEQLSPELQAAIENALQNPSPAAFRFARCNRFLGRYLKYGEGYPDWSLRLFDRRQARWSDDAVHEKVVANGRVDTLNGDLLHDSAESLATYLSKQNRYTSLAADMALAAGKRASFARLAFSPIIRFIKFYLIRQGFRDGLPGLIHIAIGCFNSFMKYAKLLEKQRSNAALQ; encoded by the coding sequence ATGCCCGCCACGCGCCAGCCGCTTTCCGTTGCCATCATCACGCTCAATGCAGCCTCCCAACTGGAAGACTGCCTGAAGCGCGTACGCTTTGCCGATGAAATCGTTGTCGTCGATTCCGGCAGCACGGATGGCACACAAGCTCTGGCTGAACGATATGGTGCCCGAGTCATTGAGCAGGCATGGCTGGGTTTCGGGCCGCAAAAGCAGTTTGCCGTCGAAGCCGCCAAGCACGACTGGGTACTCTGTCTGGATGCCGATGAACAGCTGAGCCCGGAACTGCAAGCCGCTATCGAAAACGCGCTGCAGAACCCATCACCAGCCGCCTTCCGCTTTGCCCGCTGCAACCGCTTCCTGGGCCGCTACCTGAAGTACGGCGAAGGCTACCCGGATTGGTCGCTGCGCCTGTTCGATCGCCGCCAGGCACGCTGGTCTGATGACGCAGTGCATGAAAAAGTCGTCGCCAATGGCCGCGTCGACACGCTGAATGGCGACCTGCTGCATGACTCGGCCGAATCCCTGGCCACTTACCTGAGCAAGCAGAACCGCTACACCTCGCTGGCCGCCGACATGGCACTGGCCGCCGGCAAGCGGGCCTCTTTTGCCCGCCTGGCTTTCAGCCCGATCATCCGTTTCATCAAGTTTTACCTGATCCGCCAAGGCTTTCGCGATGGCCTGCCCGGGCTGATTCACATTGCCATCGGCTGCTTCAACAGCTTCATGAAATATGCCAAGCTGCTTGAAAAACAGCGATCAAATGCTGCACTGCAGTAA
- a CDS encoding NAD-dependent epimerase codes for MKILVTGAAGFIGMTTSLRLLARGDEVVGLDNMNDYYEVSLKENRLKRLTALPGFRFVKLDVGDRAGMEKLFADEKFDKVIHLAAQAGVRYSIQNPHAYVDSNLVGFINILEGCRHNKVQHLVYASSSSVYGGNTKMPFSEHDSVDHPVSLYAATKKANELMAHTYSHLYGLPTTGLRFFTVYGPWGRPDMALFLFTKAILEGRPIDVFNHGNMKRDFTYVDDIVEGVIRVMDRNAAANVDYDPIAADPATSNAPYRVFNIGNNNPVQLLDFIGAIESALGMKAEKRLLPLQDGDVPATYANTDLLNDWVGFVPGTTVQEGVGRFIAWYREYYSI; via the coding sequence GTGAAAATTCTTGTGACCGGTGCTGCCGGATTCATCGGTATGACTACTTCGCTCCGCCTGCTCGCCCGCGGTGATGAAGTCGTCGGCCTCGATAACATGAACGACTACTACGAAGTGTCGCTCAAGGAAAACCGCCTGAAGCGCCTGACCGCGCTCCCCGGCTTCCGCTTCGTCAAGCTCGACGTGGGCGACCGGGCCGGCATGGAAAAGCTGTTTGCCGACGAGAAATTCGACAAGGTCATCCACCTCGCCGCCCAGGCCGGCGTTCGCTACTCGATCCAGAACCCGCATGCCTACGTCGACAGCAACCTGGTCGGCTTCATCAACATCCTCGAAGGCTGCCGCCACAACAAGGTTCAGCATCTGGTTTACGCCTCCAGCTCCAGCGTCTATGGCGGCAACACCAAGATGCCGTTCTCGGAACACGACAGCGTCGATCACCCGGTCAGCCTGTACGCGGCCACCAAGAAGGCCAACGAGCTGATGGCGCATACCTACAGCCACCTCTACGGCCTGCCGACGACCGGCCTGCGCTTCTTCACGGTCTATGGCCCGTGGGGCCGCCCGGACATGGCGCTCTTCCTGTTCACCAAGGCCATCCTCGAAGGCCGGCCAATCGACGTGTTCAACCACGGCAACATGAAACGCGATTTCACCTATGTCGACGATATCGTCGAAGGCGTCATCCGCGTCATGGATCGCAATGCGGCAGCCAATGTCGACTATGACCCGATTGCCGCCGACCCGGCGACCAGCAACGCCCCATACCGGGTGTTTAATATCGGTAACAATAACCCGGTACAGTTGCTCGACTTCATCGGTGCGATTGAAAGCGCGCTAGGCATGAAGGCCGAGAAACGCTTGCTGCCCCTGCAGGATGGCGATGTCCCGGCCACCTACGCCAACACCGATCTGCTCAACGACTGGGTCGGTTTCGTCCCCGGCACCACCGTGCAGGAAGGCGTCGGCCGATTCATCGCCTGGTATCGCGAGTATTACAGCATCTAA